A part of Limihaloglobus sulfuriphilus genomic DNA contains:
- a CDS encoding sodium-dependent transporter: MSQMLEEQRESWGSRGAFILAAIGSAIGLGNLWAFPYKVYSYGGGAFLIPYIIATIVVGIPLLTLELSLGHFTQRAAPISFRNMHKRLEFVGWWGLLLAFIIITYYPVILGYSISYLWFSIQGIFNGGRLPWAAQGIEGITTANSYFFDTYLGYTEGLGLGGLKLNLVLPLLIAWILMYLAIFKGVSAVGKLVWVAVPLPWIMLLILTVRGLTLEGSVGGLAYYLEPDFSKLREPEIWRYAFGQVFFSLSLAFGVMITYASFLHRKSDINNNAVVIALSNFGTSLIAGLAIFSTLGGMAFVTAQAGDPIPVEEVAKSGPSLAFVAFPYALAQLPYSAWFSAVFFAVLLMLGVSSAFSITETLLASIVDKTGWNRNKVLLAMTGTGFLFGLVYVTHGGLNWLGIIDGFVNGTWGIALMGFLECIIMGWIYNLDILRCHANSRSDWRLGPWWNILIRIVVPVIMGTLFFWSFYDDLAAEGGIFHRPDGLIDPANAIGYSVMLLAPVAAIIISLFRDKYSNDNEETVSTYDLKPIDTSTSVFVVSVAVFAASIFAAFKSAGMVSWHLFAAAALIALVSLATAARKNLFFREGQYTRLDWKGASAGVCSILAVSNVFSLVLIRVAEIVEPSESKAVIGGHLGLWAYLILSLVVLIIVGGLGWCFYRAASSVPSPDTQHSGEVS, translated from the coding sequence ATGTCGCAGATGCTTGAAGAACAACGGGAGAGCTGGGGCAGCAGAGGGGCCTTTATTCTCGCGGCGATAGGCTCGGCGATAGGGCTGGGCAATCTTTGGGCTTTTCCGTACAAAGTTTACAGCTACGGGGGCGGGGCATTCCTTATTCCCTATATAATAGCCACGATTGTGGTTGGTATTCCGCTGCTGACGCTTGAGCTGAGTCTGGGGCACTTTACCCAGAGGGCGGCGCCGATTTCATTTAGAAATATGCACAAACGCCTGGAGTTTGTCGGCTGGTGGGGCTTGCTGCTTGCTTTTATCATTATCACTTATTATCCTGTAATTCTTGGTTACAGCATAAGTTACCTTTGGTTCAGCATTCAGGGGATTTTCAACGGCGGCCGGCTTCCATGGGCAGCGCAGGGCATAGAGGGCATTACCACAGCAAACAGTTATTTTTTTGACACTTATCTGGGCTACACAGAGGGCCTTGGACTGGGCGGGCTGAAATTGAATCTTGTTCTGCCGCTTTTGATAGCCTGGATTTTAATGTATCTTGCAATCTTCAAGGGAGTAAGTGCAGTTGGAAAGCTGGTTTGGGTTGCTGTTCCTCTGCCGTGGATAATGCTGCTGATACTTACAGTACGCGGTTTGACGCTTGAGGGCAGTGTCGGCGGACTGGCGTATTATCTCGAGCCGGACTTTTCCAAGCTCAGGGAACCGGAGATATGGAGGTATGCGTTTGGACAGGTATTCTTCTCTCTGAGCCTGGCGTTTGGAGTAATGATAACATACGCATCGTTTCTGCACAGAAAAAGCGATATTAACAATAATGCCGTTGTAATCGCTCTGTCGAATTTCGGCACGAGCCTTATAGCTGGCCTTGCGATATTTTCTACGCTTGGAGGCATGGCATTCGTTACCGCACAGGCCGGCGATCCGATACCGGTTGAGGAGGTTGCCAAGAGCGGGCCGTCACTGGCGTTTGTCGCGTTTCCCTATGCACTTGCCCAGCTGCCGTATTCGGCATGGTTCAGCGCGGTATTTTTCGCGGTGCTGCTGATGCTGGGCGTGAGTTCGGCGTTTTCCATAACAGAAACGCTGCTGGCCTCAATCGTAGATAAAACCGGATGGAACAGAAATAAAGTTCTTTTAGCAATGACCGGAACAGGATTTCTTTTCGGGCTGGTGTATGTTACTCACGGCGGCCTTAACTGGCTTGGAATTATAGACGGCTTTGTCAACGGTACCTGGGGTATCGCGTTGATGGGCTTTCTGGAATGTATAATTATGGGCTGGATATACAATCTCGACATTCTCCGCTGCCACGCGAATTCACGAAGCGACTGGCGGCTTGGGCCGTGGTGGAACATCCTGATTCGGATTGTTGTGCCGGTTATAATGGGAACGCTCTTTTTCTGGTCTTTTTACGATGATCTCGCCGCGGAGGGCGGGATATTCCACCGGCCGGACGGTTTGATTGACCCTGCCAACGCAATCGGCTACTCTGTAATGCTGCTGGCTCCTGTCGCGGCGATAATTATAAGCCTGTTCAGGGACAAATACAGCAATGATAATGAAGAAACGGTATCGACTTATGATCTGAAGCCGATAGATACAAGCACGTCTGTTTTTGTTGTTTCTGTTGCGGTATTTGCCGCCAGCATCTTCGCCGCGTTTAAATCAGCTGGTATGGTATCCTGGCATCTCTTCGCGGCGGCGGCCCTGATAGCTTTGGTATCGCTGGCAACTGCCGCCAGGAAGAATCTTTTCTTCAGAGAAGGCCAGTACACGCGGCTGGACTGGAAGGGCGCCAGTGCGGGAGTGTGCAGTATCCTTGCGGTGAGCAATGTCTTTTCGCTGGTTCTGATACGTGTTGCTGAAATCGTAGAGCCTTCGGAGTCCAAAGCCGTTATTGGGGGGCATTTAGGGCTTTGGGCATATCTAATACTTTCGCTGGTAGTTCTGATAATTGTCGGCGGGCTCGGCTGGTGCTTTTACCGTGCGGCTTCTTCTGTACCTTCGCCGGATACCCAGCACTCGGGCGAGGTGTCGTAG
- a CDS encoding calcium/sodium antiporter: MQILIWSAVFIAGLVFLLFFSDRFVVSAEVIGLRLNVPSFVLGVLVLAVGTSLPELFTSVISVLRGAPEIVSGTIIGSNIANILLVLGASALFAGKKSVAFNLKHSDIVFFLASALIFILVSSDGRITLPGGVILLLALAGYVGYVLTTNMPTVSDQPGESLVQASIMLAVSILGVYAGSEMLVRSVVKLSVIAGIPSEIIAASAVAFGTSVPELAVSLAAARRGNIAMSVGNVVGSNIFNVLGVAGFASLFGVITVEQVTLSLAVPVMAAATAAFAIVSFFKHTSRWQGALFVLAYLAFCAKLYGLF, translated from the coding sequence ATGCAGATTTTAATATGGTCAGCTGTATTTATAGCGGGACTGGTGTTTCTGCTTTTTTTTTCCGATCGGTTTGTTGTCTCCGCTGAGGTTATAGGTCTTCGGCTCAATGTTCCCTCATTTGTGCTCGGCGTGCTCGTTCTGGCTGTCGGCACATCTCTGCCGGAGCTTTTTACTTCAGTAATATCTGTATTAAGAGGAGCCCCTGAAATTGTTTCGGGAACAATTATCGGCTCAAATATCGCCAATATACTGCTCGTTTTGGGTGCTTCGGCACTTTTTGCCGGCAAAAAAAGTGTTGCTTTTAATCTTAAACACTCAGATATTGTGTTTTTTCTCGCCTCGGCCCTGATTTTTATTCTGGTCTCCTCTGACGGGCGGATAACCTTGCCCGGCGGCGTCATTCTGTTGCTGGCTTTAGCGGGATATGTAGGTTATGTACTTACAACGAATATGCCCACAGTCAGCGATCAGCCAGGCGAATCGCTCGTTCAAGCATCCATTATGCTGGCGGTGAGTATTCTTGGGGTGTATGCCGGCTCTGAGATGCTTGTAAGGTCCGTAGTGAAACTTTCCGTGATCGCAGGCATACCCTCGGAGATTATAGCGGCAAGTGCAGTGGCATTCGGGACTTCTGTTCCGGAGCTGGCGGTCTCTCTGGCAGCAGCCAGACGCGGCAATATAGCCATGTCGGTCGGCAACGTTGTCGGCTCGAACATATTCAACGTGCTTGGAGTTGCCGGCTTTGCATCATTGTTTGGCGTGATTACCGTTGAGCAGGTAACACTCTCGCTGGCAGTGCCGGTGATGGCGGCGGCTACCGCAGCATTCGCAATTGTGTCCTTTTTCAAACATACATCCCGCTGGCAGGGGGCGTTGTTCGTGCTGGCATACCTGGCGTTCTGCGCAAAACTCTACGGTTTGTTCTAA
- a CDS encoding glycoside hydrolase family 78 protein, producing the protein MKAIQLRCQYMKNPLGIENPAPELSWKIQEDSENLFQGAYRILAASTPDILLKDEGDLWDSGKVESDKTYAIKYGGKPLESGGECFWKVMLWDGSGKPGSWSETAYWSAGLLNKSDWKAGWIGYDKPRAQAEKQFKDKNLDYLLVPARLLRKEFTLSKTPRRAVLYASALGNYEMHINGRRVGEDFFAPGWTDYRVRVYYNTYDVTEMLDEGSNAIAGILTGGWYCGYVGGKKNRDHYGKNPRLAAQLAIEYQDGTKETLTTDQSWKTSTGAILESDFLQGETYDARLETVGWDKPGFDDQLWEKPDTSEHPQIKFGSYPAQTVQVYQEIKPVSINQISQGKYILDMGTNFAGFARLKVKAPKGTKITLRFGERLKDDGTLYTDNLREARVIDTYICKGGGPELWQPRFTFHGFQYIELSGYPETCESDTVTGIELTSATPVTGSFECSDTRLNQLYHNICQTQRANFIEVPTDCPQRDERLGWTGDAQAYIRTACLNTDVQAFFRKWLTSLFDAQFENGDIPMVAPEISAWVGGSGGPAWSDAAIICPWALYQVYADKSLLEKHYDAMARFMDYLDRSAPDNLAPKEFHCFGDWLDIDADTPKRLIYTAYTAGNARIMQNIAQILGKDQDAARYGEIYENFKQAFNRAYVSPDGIIKGDSQTCYVLALWFDLVDGEMRGKAAGHLIERIKERNWHLSTGFVGTRDLMHVLTKIGRSDVAYRLLFKDTFPSWLFPVKNGATSIWERWNSWTPEDGFGDTGMNSFSHYTYGSVGQWIFENMVGIKPLKPGYKEFQIRPVITDKLSFVKASYDCIHGRISVDWHRRDQSTTLSVTVPPNTTAWIYVPGESEPYKAGWGEYTYKF; encoded by the coding sequence ATGAAAGCAATTCAACTTCGCTGTCAATACATGAAAAACCCTCTTGGAATAGAAAACCCGGCACCTGAGCTGAGCTGGAAAATCCAGGAAGATTCCGAGAACCTTTTCCAGGGCGCATACCGCATACTGGCGGCCTCAACTCCTGATATCCTGCTCAAAGACGAGGGCGACCTCTGGGACAGCGGAAAGGTCGAATCTGACAAGACTTACGCCATCAAATATGGCGGCAAACCGCTTGAAAGCGGAGGCGAATGTTTCTGGAAGGTCATGCTCTGGGACGGCAGCGGCAAACCGGGCAGCTGGAGTGAAACAGCTTACTGGAGCGCAGGCCTGCTGAACAAGAGCGACTGGAAAGCCGGCTGGATCGGATACGACAAACCCCGCGCCCAAGCCGAAAAACAATTCAAAGATAAGAATCTCGATTACCTGCTTGTGCCGGCAAGGCTGCTTAGAAAAGAGTTCACCCTCTCCAAAACGCCCCGCAGGGCAGTGCTCTACGCCTCGGCTCTGGGAAATTACGAGATGCACATCAACGGCCGCCGCGTAGGAGAGGATTTTTTTGCTCCCGGCTGGACGGACTACCGGGTACGGGTTTACTACAACACCTATGATGTTACAGAAATGCTCGACGAAGGCTCAAACGCCATAGCAGGCATACTAACCGGCGGCTGGTACTGTGGTTATGTAGGGGGAAAGAAAAACCGCGACCACTACGGCAAAAACCCGAGACTCGCCGCACAGCTTGCAATAGAATACCAGGACGGCACAAAAGAGACTTTAACCACTGACCAGAGCTGGAAGACATCCACAGGAGCGATTCTCGAGAGCGATTTTCTCCAGGGCGAGACTTATGATGCCCGTCTGGAAACCGTCGGCTGGGACAAGCCCGGCTTCGACGATCAGCTCTGGGAGAAGCCCGACACTTCAGAGCACCCGCAGATAAAATTCGGCTCATACCCTGCACAAACAGTACAGGTTTACCAGGAAATAAAACCCGTTTCCATAAACCAAATTTCGCAGGGCAAATACATCTTAGACATGGGCACCAACTTCGCCGGATTCGCCAGGCTCAAGGTAAAAGCCCCAAAAGGCACAAAGATTACTCTGCGTTTTGGAGAGCGGCTCAAGGACGACGGCACTCTCTACACCGATAACCTCCGCGAGGCCAGGGTTATCGATACCTATATATGCAAAGGCGGCGGCCCCGAGCTGTGGCAGCCGCGGTTCACATTCCACGGTTTCCAGTACATAGAGCTGAGCGGATATCCCGAAACTTGCGAAAGTGATACAGTCACCGGAATCGAGCTTACCTCGGCAACACCTGTAACCGGCAGTTTTGAATGCTCCGATACGCGGCTGAACCAGCTCTATCACAACATCTGCCAGACGCAGCGCGCGAATTTCATAGAAGTCCCGACCGACTGCCCGCAGCGTGATGAGCGTCTCGGCTGGACAGGCGACGCCCAGGCATACATCCGCACGGCGTGCCTGAACACGGATGTCCAGGCGTTTTTCAGAAAATGGCTCACATCGCTGTTTGACGCCCAGTTTGAAAACGGTGATATCCCCATGGTCGCCCCTGAAATCTCCGCCTGGGTGGGCGGCTCCGGCGGGCCGGCGTGGTCTGATGCCGCGATTATATGCCCCTGGGCATTGTACCAGGTTTACGCGGATAAGAGCCTGCTGGAAAAACATTACGACGCCATGGCACGGTTTATGGATTATCTCGACAGGAGCGCTCCGGATAATCTGGCACCGAAAGAATTCCACTGCTTCGGCGACTGGCTCGACATAGACGCCGACACACCCAAAAGGCTGATATACACCGCATACACCGCCGGCAATGCCCGAATCATGCAGAACATCGCCCAGATTCTGGGCAAAGACCAGGACGCGGCAAGGTACGGGGAAATATATGAAAACTTTAAACAGGCTTTCAACAGGGCTTACGTCAGCCCGGACGGTATCATAAAAGGCGACAGCCAGACATGCTATGTGCTGGCGCTGTGGTTTGACCTTGTCGATGGCGAAATGCGCGGCAAGGCCGCTGGCCACCTGATAGAACGCATAAAAGAGCGAAACTGGCACCTCTCCACAGGGTTTGTCGGCACGCGCGACCTTATGCACGTGCTGACCAAAATCGGGCGAAGCGACGTCGCTTACCGCCTGCTGTTCAAGGATACGTTCCCGTCATGGCTGTTCCCCGTAAAGAACGGAGCAACGAGTATCTGGGAGCGATGGAACAGCTGGACACCCGAGGACGGCTTCGGCGATACGGGTATGAACTCGTTCTCGCATTACACCTACGGATCAGTAGGACAGTGGATATTTGAAAATATGGTGGGAATAAAACCGCTAAAACCAGGATACAAAGAGTTCCAGATCCGCCCGGTAATCACCGATAAGCTCAGTTTTGTAAAGGCATCCTACGACTGCATCCACGGCAGAATATCCGTTGACTGGCACCGCCGCGACCAGAGCACAACCCTCAGCGTTACTGTTCCGCCAAACACAACAGCATGGATATATGTTCCTGGAGAATCAGAACCTTACAAGGCCGGCTGGGGAGAATATACATACAAATTCTAA
- a CDS encoding MASE3 domain-containing protein yields the protein MFATSKRIKSLLILPALLATLVLALGLLNLANRVYFQMTVGLFTVVISFCIFILAWNSRNFTENRSLTFLGAAYTSVGLLDMFHLIAYMGITGINDNSADQSAQFWIAARYVEGISLLLFTRIRNRNEYSTLFIYGIITFFFTVTILYWKVFPTCFIEGTGFTAFKRYSEYLISALLFVSLILILIRRKQFDLTFVIFLSAGILAKALSEIIIATFADVNGIMNFSAHIARAASFYLVYKAVIHDGLMEPFDIFAEDINEAKQEQLKAVEHIEGIVKQRTTELRETKEEHQLLTGKLLGLQEEELEHISNQLHHDITQRLGFLAIEIGKTQINAPNANISDLQENLARVNEVIGDLSNLTNNMSYQLHPTRLYELGLVEAVRYECKIQSFHYRDIDMRCQVENLPKRLPAKMAICVYRIIQESLRNACEHSGCSQIEVFFSDKPNTLTIEIRDNGSGFDPEKVNIKDHHCIGIALMRKRAALIRAKLDIITVPDKGTTVSLLVVKPEDKLKKSEAFYWE from the coding sequence ATGTTCGCGACTTCAAAAAGAATCAAATCGTTGCTGATTCTGCCGGCTTTGCTGGCAACACTTGTTCTGGCCCTGGGGCTTTTGAACCTGGCCAATCGTGTTTATTTTCAAATGACTGTAGGACTGTTTACAGTTGTGATATCGTTCTGCATTTTCATACTCGCCTGGAATTCACGCAACTTCACAGAGAACCGCAGCCTTACCTTTCTTGGGGCCGCCTATACTTCTGTGGGCTTGCTGGATATGTTTCACTTGATCGCATATATGGGAATAACGGGCATAAATGATAACAGCGCTGACCAGTCGGCTCAGTTCTGGATAGCCGCCAGATATGTAGAGGGGATTTCGCTGCTTCTATTTACCCGTATCAGAAACAGAAATGAATATTCCACGCTCTTTATTTACGGGATTATAACATTCTTTTTTACGGTTACTATTCTTTACTGGAAGGTTTTTCCAACTTGTTTTATAGAGGGCACAGGCTTTACGGCTTTCAAGAGATACAGCGAGTATCTGATTTCAGCATTATTATTTGTATCGCTTATACTTATCTTAATAAGGCGAAAACAGTTTGACCTTACTTTTGTTATATTCTTATCAGCCGGCATATTAGCCAAAGCATTATCTGAAATAATCATAGCAACATTTGCTGATGTTAACGGCATAATGAACTTCTCAGCCCATATAGCCAGAGCAGCTTCTTTTTATCTGGTTTACAAAGCCGTAATACATGATGGGCTTATGGAGCCCTTCGACATTTTTGCTGAAGACATCAATGAAGCTAAGCAAGAACAGCTAAAAGCGGTCGAGCATATCGAGGGCATAGTCAAACAAAGAACCACTGAACTGCGAGAAACCAAGGAAGAGCACCAGCTGCTCACCGGAAAGCTGCTGGGCTTACAGGAAGAGGAGTTAGAACACATATCGAATCAATTGCATCATGATATTACACAACGCTTAGGATTTCTCGCCATAGAAATCGGGAAAACCCAGATAAATGCCCCGAATGCCAATATCTCTGATTTGCAAGAGAACCTTGCAAGGGTCAATGAAGTAATTGGAGATTTGTCCAATCTGACTAATAACATGTCCTACCAGCTGCACCCTACCCGGCTTTACGAGTTAGGGCTTGTCGAAGCGGTCCGCTACGAATGCAAAATACAGTCGTTTCATTACAGAGATATAGATATGAGATGTCAGGTAGAGAACCTGCCCAAAAGGCTCCCCGCCAAAATGGCTATTTGTGTGTACCGTATTATACAGGAATCGTTGAGAAATGCCTGCGAGCATTCAGGTTGCAGCCAAATTGAGGTGTTTTTTAGTGATAAACCCAATACACTGACAATTGAAATCAGAGACAACGGCAGCGGCTTCGACCCTGAAAAAGTAAACATTAAAGACCATCACTGTATTGGGATTGCCCTAATGAGAAAAAGGGCCGCTCTTATTCGTGCCAAGCTGGACATAATTACAGTACCCGACAAGGGAACAACAGTATCATTGCTGGTAGTCAAACCGGAAGATAAACTTAAAAAGTCTGAGGCTTTTTATTGGGAATAA
- a CDS encoding PEP-CTERM sorting domain-containing protein → MIKTATYITTIVAIFAASTFGASLVTESFSGTTDPAGWNIQTYTGGTHTSAGTLEGESFRYGTGTGNGYMQMTEAVDYQRTTAIYTADTFSTAQDFSFTCDYNIGDTGTGADGITFFWLDKATIDSNSWNINSMSGGYGEWMGAPHGNDSGKSVGYYNGIKGYSMEFDHYDNGAGEVDEYNHFIRISDWAHSGGVGAVDRGGDDDFYYGNGWQSVEFTFDADTGTFTYQLTDTDTSAQTAVKTFTVAVLETALGTGWYETFDDAYFGIGGATGGDNDVHLIRNLDVVPEPATMLMFAMGGLALLRKKR, encoded by the coding sequence ATGATTAAAACAGCGACTTACATCACCACTATTGTAGCAATTTTTGCAGCATCAACTTTTGGAGCCTCACTGGTTACCGAGAGTTTCTCAGGCACTACAGACCCCGCAGGATGGAATATCCAGACTTATACAGGCGGCACTCATACAAGTGCCGGTACTCTTGAGGGAGAATCCTTCCGCTATGGAACCGGAACCGGCAATGGTTATATGCAAATGACCGAGGCCGTCGATTATCAACGTACAACCGCTATCTATACAGCTGATACATTTTCAACTGCTCAGGACTTCAGCTTCACATGCGACTACAATATTGGCGACACTGGCACAGGAGCCGATGGAATCACATTTTTCTGGCTTGACAAGGCGACAATTGACTCTAACAGCTGGAATATCAACTCCATGTCCGGCGGCTATGGCGAATGGATGGGTGCACCTCACGGCAATGACTCTGGAAAGAGTGTAGGCTACTATAACGGTATCAAGGGTTACAGCATGGAGTTTGACCACTATGATAACGGTGCGGGTGAAGTGGATGAGTACAATCACTTTATAAGGATATCAGACTGGGCTCACTCTGGTGGCGTTGGTGCTGTTGACCGCGGTGGCGATGATGATTTCTATTACGGCAACGGCTGGCAGAGTGTTGAATTTACATTCGATGCCGATACAGGTACTTTTACATACCAGTTGACAGATACAGACACAAGTGCCCAGACGGCGGTTAAAACTTTCACAGTAGCCGTCCTGGAAACCGCTCTCGGTACAGGCTGGTACGAGACGTTTGACGACGCTTACTTCGGTATTGGAGGGGCAACGGGCGGAGACAATGACGTTCACCTTATTCGCAACCTCGACGTTGTTCCAGAGCCGGCAACAATGCTGATGTTTGCTATGGGTGGTCTGGCACTGCTTCGCAAGAAACGTTAA
- a CDS encoding prolyl oligopeptidase family serine peptidase yields MGCSSEQRYAAEPGEQTVAKLHTQLSVEMDYLLYLPEDYGRQNRQWPLMMFLHGAGERGSDVARVTAHGPAKLVSQGADMEFIIVSPQCPAQSWWPQETAALGALLDQIVKKYDVDTQRVYLTGLSMGGFGTFALARTYPERFAAIAPICGGGEPLLASRLKDVPTWVFHGERDNIVPISRSREMVEAIKKAGGDVKFTVYPQADHNSWDQTYDNPELYKWFLSHSKK; encoded by the coding sequence ATGGGATGTTCATCAGAGCAGAGATACGCGGCAGAGCCCGGAGAGCAAACAGTGGCTAAATTGCACACGCAGTTGAGCGTTGAGATGGATTATCTGCTGTATCTGCCCGAAGATTATGGCCGGCAAAACAGGCAGTGGCCGCTGATGATGTTTCTCCACGGCGCCGGCGAGCGGGGCAGCGATGTTGCCAGGGTAACAGCCCACGGCCCGGCCAAGCTCGTCAGCCAGGGGGCTGATATGGAGTTTATAATAGTCTCTCCCCAGTGCCCGGCCCAAAGCTGGTGGCCGCAGGAAACGGCGGCCCTGGGAGCTTTGCTGGACCAGATCGTAAAAAAATACGATGTTGATACGCAGCGGGTTTACCTTACCGGTCTTAGCATGGGCGGTTTCGGCACATTTGCCCTGGCACGAACATATCCGGAGCGGTTTGCCGCTATCGCTCCGATATGCGGCGGCGGAGAACCGCTGCTGGCCTCGAGGCTCAAGGATGTGCCGACGTGGGTATTCCACGGCGAACGGGATAATATTGTGCCGATAAGCCGCAGCAGGGAGATGGTCGAGGCTATTAAAAAGGCCGGCGGTGATGTGAAGTTTACCGTGTACCCCCAAGCCGACCACAATTCATGGGATCAGACCTACGACAACCCCGAGCTTTACAAGTGGTTCCTTTCGCACAGCAAAAAATAA
- a CDS encoding ADP-ribosylglycohydrolase family protein, producing MRKLQIFSILITVVVFVSHVGAREYVINRDTYHDKLAGGWIGQIVGVTWGYPTEFAYLGQMIPEDKVPQWKPEMINDGFGQDDIYVEMTFLKTLEDYGFDVSIRQAGLDFANSEYRLWHANDAGRRNLRDGIAPPDCSHPRFNEHADDIDYQIEADFSGLIAPGIPSYPVEAGEKFGRLVNYGDGMYGGQWVGAMYSFAFFEDDVETVVRKGLECIPEGSQYHECISDVLRCYEKDPDNWRKAWDFVEQKYHKNIDYRQFSCTVQHNFNIDAKLNGAYIAVGLLYGKGDFEDTIKISMMCGQDSDCNPSNAGGILGVIKGYDNLPDIYKQIDRERKFEHTAYSFPGLIEVCEKLAQRLVIRQGGKVVKSDGREKFIIPAGQVRVSKLVQSHKPEPLVGTPFTQDEMSRIKFNNPEIKEKMPPAFVIGNFAPGWQVLNCGDFMFPGLYDEYDGRKNVLVTHPYNQVIPCVITREYSVPQEGGAKLHLIAGHSEKGDYELAVKVNGRELYNKVVGPETADERYLEAYIDLTDYAGQTIKIDILNQANGWAFEAAYWDVIEIVTE from the coding sequence ATGCGTAAGTTACAAATTTTTAGTATTTTAATTACCGTTGTCGTATTTGTAAGTCATGTTGGCGCGAGGGAATATGTCATAAACAGAGATACCTATCATGATAAACTCGCCGGCGGCTGGATTGGCCAGATTGTTGGAGTTACCTGGGGGTATCCGACTGAATTTGCATATCTGGGGCAGATGATACCTGAGGATAAGGTGCCGCAATGGAAGCCTGAAATGATAAATGATGGGTTTGGCCAGGACGATATTTATGTTGAGATGACATTTCTCAAGACACTCGAAGACTACGGTTTTGATGTCTCCATTCGTCAGGCGGGCTTAGATTTTGCTAACAGTGAATACAGATTATGGCATGCAAATGACGCCGGCCGCCGCAACCTAAGAGACGGTATAGCTCCGCCCGACTGTTCTCATCCGCGGTTCAATGAACATGCCGATGACATTGATTATCAGATTGAGGCGGATTTTTCAGGCCTTATTGCCCCGGGAATACCCAGTTATCCTGTTGAAGCGGGTGAAAAGTTTGGCAGACTTGTCAATTACGGCGACGGCATGTACGGCGGCCAGTGGGTAGGGGCTATGTATTCATTCGCGTTTTTTGAAGATGATGTGGAAACCGTTGTGCGCAAAGGGCTTGAATGCATCCCCGAGGGCAGCCAGTATCATGAGTGTATCTCAGATGTGCTTCGCTGCTATGAAAAGGACCCTGATAACTGGCGGAAGGCGTGGGATTTTGTAGAGCAGAAATACCATAAGAACATTGACTACAGGCAGTTCAGTTGTACTGTTCAACATAATTTCAATATCGATGCCAAGCTCAATGGAGCGTATATTGCTGTCGGTCTGCTTTACGGCAAGGGTGATTTTGAAGATACGATAAAGATTTCCATGATGTGCGGCCAGGATTCAGACTGCAACCCGTCAAATGCCGGCGGTATTCTCGGTGTTATAAAAGGTTATGATAATCTGCCGGATATTTATAAGCAGATTGACCGTGAGAGAAAATTTGAGCATACGGCATACAGTTTTCCGGGGTTGATTGAAGTTTGCGAAAAATTAGCCCAAAGGTTAGTCATTCGCCAGGGCGGCAAAGTTGTCAAGTCTGACGGGCGTGAGAAGTTTATTATTCCCGCCGGGCAGGTACGCGTAAGTAAACTGGTACAGTCACACAAGCCCGAGCCCCTCGTGGGAACACCATTTACGCAGGATGAAATGTCGCGGATAAAATTCAACAATCCCGAGATCAAAGAAAAGATGCCTCCTGCATTTGTCATCGGCAATTTTGCGCCGGGCTGGCAGGTTCTAAATTGCGGCGACTTCATGTTTCCGGGTTTGTATGATGAATATGACGGCAGGAAAAATGTTCTGGTTACCCATCCATACAATCAGGTTATCCCCTGCGTTATAACAAGAGAGTATTCAGTTCCGCAGGAAGGCGGGGCAAAACTGCATTTAATTGCCGGTCACTCTGAGAAGGGGGATTATGAGCTTGCTGTAAAGGTTAACGGCAGAGAACTTTACAACAAGGTGGTTGGGCCTGAAACAGCAGATGAGCGTTATCTGGAAGCATACATTGATTTGACAGACTACGCAGGCCAAACAATAAAGATTGATATTCTCAATCAGGCCAATGGCTGGGCTTTTGAGGCCGCTTACTGGGATGTTATTGAAATAGTTACTGAATAA